The Chloroflexota bacterium sequence AAATCTCGGCTGGCGCCTTTCGGCTGACCGCCGACGGCAAGGCCGCGGCCGCGGAGCTGGTGGCCGACGACGGCGAGCGCTGGGGAGCCGACGAGGCTGTCGCGGCGCTCGATGCCTTCCTGAGGCTCGACGGCCGGGTGAAGGAGGCGGTGACCGCTTGGCAGATGCGCGACGTGGACGGCGCGCAGACGTTGAATGACCACAGTGACGCCGCGTACGACCGCAGCGTGCTCGATCGGCTTGCCGCGTTGCATACCGACGTCGTCGCATGGCTCCACCCGCTCACCACGCGCCTCGACCGGCTGGCCGCGTATGAAGCCCGCCTTCAGCGCGCCGCGGACTGCGCGCGCGACGGCGATACCGCCTACATCGCATCACCCCGCGTGGACAGCTACCACAGCGTCTGGTTCGAGCTTCACGAGGACCTCATCCGGCTCGCCGGCCGGACGCGAACTGACGAAGTGGCGGCGGGACGGGCCTAGCCGGCGGACTCCCCCCTCAGGGAGCGACGATGATCTTGATGGCCCCGCTGGATCGGTCGTTGAAGGTCGCAATCGCCTCCCCGTAGCGGCTCAGGGGGAAGCGATGCGTGATCATCTCGCTGACGCGCATCCGCCCCTGCTCCACGTGGGGCATCACGCGGCGCATCTCTCCCGCCGAGGCGCGGGAGCCGACCAGCTCCAGTTCATCGAGCACGAGCTTCTGCACGTCGATCTCGGCCGACGCGGTCGGGATGCCCACGGCGGCACAACGGCCGCCGCGGCGCAGCATGGCCATCGCCCACGCCATGGTCTGCGGCACGCCGGCGCATTCGAGCACGACGTCCGCGCCCAGGCCACCGGTCATGTCGCGCACGGCCGGCACCGGAACGCCGGCGTCGGAGTCGATGGTCTCGAAGCCAAGGCCCGCCGCCTTCGCCAGCCGCTGGCCGCGACCTACCACGATCACCCGCGCGGCGCCGCGAATGAGCGCCGCATCGCCCGCCAGCAGGCCGATGGCGCCGGCACCGGTGATGGCGACTGTGTCGCCCGGGCTCACCAGGCCGCGATTCGCCACGTGCAGCGCGATGGAGGCGGGATCGATCAGCGCCCCCT is a genomic window containing:
- a CDS encoding alcohol dehydrogenase catalytic domain-containing protein yields the protein MASTMEALVVLAPERFEIQEVPVPEPGPNEVLARVRAVSICGTDAHLIHGDYPGFWPPAFPFIPGHEWAGEVAALGSDADRLGWKVGDRVAGTSHDACGVCQKCVEGHYNLCENYGKQGLHRQYGHNYQGADATYVVHGVKCVFRLPDALTFEQGALIDPASIALHVANRGLVSPGDTVAITGAGAIGLLAGDAALIRGAARVIVVGRGQRLAKAAGLGFETIDSDAGVPVPAVRDMTGGLGADVVLECAGVPQTMAWAMAMLRRGGRCAAVGIPTASAEIDVQKLVLDELELVGSRASAGEMRRVMPHVEQGRMRVSEMITHRFPLSRYGEAIATFNDRSSGAIKIIVAP